One genomic segment of Drosophila melanogaster chromosome 3R includes these proteins:
- the pHCl-2 gene encoding pH-sensitive chloride channel 2, isoform A, whose translation MDTLGIFVLISYLGLSSAAGVHLGDLQQNLAANGSVVVSPLNTTDAFSVSINLSQSTVNNCPSLKNAESMALMELLTRLTAPCRYDRMVPPVVHNKDGEEVPMDIYARFYIYVMKNLDSSDLQFTVQGLLQLRYLDPRLAFSSYLPNRRQPIMGESELKKMLWVPHIFLTNEQASTVLGTSAKDELTSIYPNGTVLTSTRLQATLYCWMNFQKFPFDEQKCKTTLESWMYNTTLVQLHWETDNPVSFDKQLQLTEYNLIGSLYNESIRVSNESYMSHGSLEGNYSIISFTVLLTREVGYYVIDYFLPSIMIVTISWVSFWLQADQTPARTTLGCTTLLSFITLSLSQENNLMKVSYVTMSEVWFLVCTIFIFGSLVEFAFVNTIWRRNNDLQLKKRTTKYIVKSTFVPHLKKHRRHGYRRTDSTMSTMSTTSMDKTCGPNNTVITIETPIIIGGSLSREDSAISLDEQDETSTSESSDSSKEKPAQTFATMTPKEVSLWIDRKMRFVFPLSFIVFNALFWTLVYCL comes from the exons ATGGATACACTTGGGATTTTCGTACTCATCAGCTACTTGGGATTATCAAGTGCGGCCGGAGTTCATCTAGGCGATCTTCAACAGAATCTGG ccgcCAATGGATCGGTGGTGGTGTCGCCTTTGAACACCACGGATGCTTTCAGTGTGTCCATCAACCTGTCGCAATCGACTGTGAACAATTGTCCTTCGCTGAAAAACGCAGAGTCCATGGCGCTGATGGAGCTGCTGACGAGACTAACCGCCCCCTGTCGCTATGACAGGATGGTTCCACCCGTGGTCCACAACAAAGATGGTGAGGAGGTACCCATGGACATATATGCCCGGTTTTACATATATGTGATGAAGAACCTGGACTCGAGTGACCTGCAGTTTACGGTGCAGGGTCTGCTGCAGTTGCGATACCTGGACCCGCGCCTGGCCTTCTCCAGCTATCTGCCTAACCGAAGGCAGCCCATAATGGGGGAGTCGGAACTGAAGAAGATGCTCTGGGTGCCACATATATTCCTGACCAACGAACAGGCCTCCACTGTCCTGGGCACCAGCGCCAAGGACGAGCTGACCAGCATTTATCCGAATGGCACAGTTCTTACATCCACGCGGCTGCAGGCCACACTGTACTGCTGGATGAACTTCCAGAAGTTTCCGTTTGATGAGCAGAAGTGTAAGACCACATTGGAAAGTTGGATGTACAACACCACGCTGGTGCAACTCCACTGGGAGACCGATAACCCAGTGAGTTTCGACAAGCAACTTCAGCTGACGGAATACAACCTAATTGGGTCGCTGTACAACGAATCCATCCGAGTGTCCAACGAATCCTACATGTCCCATGGCTCCTTGGAGGGCAACTACAGCATCATTAGCTTCACCGTTCTGCTTACTCGGGAAGTGGGCTACTACGTGATCGACTACTTTCTGCCCTCGATCATGATAGTCACCATTTCGTGGGTGTCCTTCTGGCTGCAGGCGGATCAAACCCCCGCAAGGACTACTCTGGGCTGCACCACGCTCCTATCCTTCATCACTCTGTCCTTGTCCCAGGAGAACAATCTGATGAAGGTGAGCTACGTGACCATGTCGGAGGTGTGGTTCCTGGTCTGCACCATCTTCATTTTCGGCAGCCTGGTGGAGTTCGCCTTTGTCAACACCATCTGGAGGCGAAACAACGATCTGCAACTCAAGAAGCGAACCACCAAGTATATAGTCAAGTCCACATTTGTCCCACATCTGAAGAAACATCGGCGGCATGGATATAGAAGGACCGATAGCACTATGAGCACCATGAGCACCACCAGCATGGACAAGACCTGCGGTCCCAACAACACCGTGATCACCATAGAGACACCAATTATTATTGGAGGCAGTCTTAGTCGCGAGGACTCGGCCATTAGCTTGGACGAGCAGGACGAGACCTCCACCTCGGAGTCCAGCGATTCGTCGAAGGAGAAACCCGCGCAGACCTTCGCCACCATGACACCCAAGGAGGTGTCCCTGTGGATCGACCGCAAGATGCGGTTCGTCTTCCCTCTGTCCTTCATCGTGTTCAACGCCTTGTTTTGGACCCTGGTCTACTGCCTTTGA